A genomic stretch from Dissulfurispira thermophila includes:
- a CDS encoding glycine--tRNA ligase subunit alpha — protein sequence MYFQDLILKLHEFWSKKGCILLQPYDIEVGAGTFHPATFFRVLGPEPWRTAYVEPSRRPTDGRYGENPNRLQHYYQYQVILKPSPIDSQELYLESLSYIGIDPLIHDIRFVEDDWESPTLGAWGLGWEVWLDGMEITQFTYFQQVGGIDLKPISVEITYGLERIAMYQQEIDNVFDIEWCKGIKYGEIHKQEEIEFSKFNFDHANIELLINQFDSYEKESKDMNRLGLVLPSYEYCLKCSHTFNLLDARGVLSVTERTGYIARVRALAKLCAEAFLKQREEMGFPLLKTATINR from the coding sequence ATGTACTTTCAAGATTTGATTTTAAAATTGCATGAATTCTGGTCAAAGAAGGGCTGCATCCTTCTTCAACCCTATGACATAGAGGTTGGTGCCGGTACATTTCATCCCGCTACATTCTTCAGGGTGCTTGGTCCAGAACCGTGGAGAACAGCTTATGTAGAACCTTCAAGGAGACCCACGGACGGAAGATACGGAGAAAATCCGAACAGACTTCAACACTATTATCAGTACCAGGTAATACTAAAACCATCCCCTATTGATAGCCAAGAACTCTATCTCGAAAGTCTTTCGTATATTGGCATAGATCCTCTGATACATGATATTCGCTTTGTCGAAGATGACTGGGAATCTCCGACATTAGGTGCGTGGGGGCTTGGATGGGAGGTCTGGCTCGACGGAATGGAAATAACACAGTTCACATACTTCCAACAGGTTGGAGGAATAGACTTGAAACCTATTTCTGTAGAAATAACCTATGGTCTCGAAAGAATAGCAATGTATCAGCAGGAAATAGACAATGTCTTTGACATAGAGTGGTGTAAAGGAATCAAATATGGCGAGATACACAAACAAGAAGAAATAGAGTTTTCAAAATTCAATTTTGATCACGCAAATATAGAATTACTTATAAATCAGTTTGACTCATACGAAAAAGAATCAAAGGATATGAACAGATTAGGATTAGTATTACCGTCATATGAATATTGCCTGAAATGCTCGCATACATTCAATCTACTTGATGCGCGTGGAGTCCTCTCTGTAACAGAAAGAACAGGTTATATCGCCAGAGTAAGAGCACTTGCAAAGCTATGTGCAGAAGCATTTCTAAAGCAGCGCGAGGAAATGGGCTTTCCGCTACTAAAAACAGCAACAATTAACAGATAA
- the istA gene encoding IS21 family transposase, whose amino-acid sequence MYKWQQVRVLRQKGETIKGIARQLKLSRNTVRKYLRKDEPPQFKARQYERLLDPYEEVIKEMLKKGFIGTRIYNELKEQGYGGSLSSVHRYLSGIREGERVKTLATTRVETSTGKQMQYDWKEWMLPVNGRPVKVYIHEIILSYSRKKYYCSSLSITTADIIRAIASAIEYFGGIAEEIVIDNPRQMVIAHNNNGVIRYNDEFLRFCGLYGIDTVPCRPYRARTKGKVERPFYYIQEHLLKGLEVEGIARFDGLLYDFTERYNKRTHSDLGESPEERFMRDEKPLLRPIPEVEPAEIFPKEIRSVTNDGYISWAGALYPVPMKHCLRQVKIETLFGKTLKVYSMDGSIIAEHDIRVSDRHKRPVHPEHEQLNREYRERKGAYRSETLKRFKEAFKQQGEVFIEGLKKTVSANMYWHIEEILKLTEIYTAEDITAAMKECIECGSYHKNSIKRLLKSKTPGEPLIENINNPCIARSINITRPLSAYRVMEKEVLA is encoded by the coding sequence ATGTATAAGTGGCAGCAGGTAAGGGTATTAAGGCAGAAGGGTGAGACCATTAAGGGGATAGCGAGGCAGTTGAAGCTATCGAGGAACACGGTGAGGAAGTATCTGAGGAAGGATGAACCTCCGCAATTCAAAGCAAGGCAGTATGAAAGGCTACTTGACCCTTATGAGGAAGTGATAAAGGAGATGCTCAAAAAGGGCTTCATTGGCACGAGGATATACAATGAGCTCAAGGAACAGGGCTACGGAGGCTCTCTTTCCTCTGTGCATCGTTATCTGTCAGGGATAAGGGAAGGAGAACGGGTCAAGACCCTGGCAACAACGAGGGTAGAGACCTCCACTGGCAAACAGATGCAGTATGACTGGAAGGAATGGATGCTTCCTGTAAATGGCAGACCTGTAAAGGTCTACATCCATGAGATAATCTTAAGCTACAGCAGGAAGAAATATTATTGCAGTTCCTTAAGCATCACCACAGCGGATATAATCAGGGCGATAGCGAGTGCAATAGAGTATTTTGGGGGCATTGCTGAAGAGATTGTTATAGACAATCCCAGACAGATGGTCATTGCTCACAACAACAACGGTGTTATTCGGTATAACGATGAGTTTTTGAGGTTCTGCGGACTTTATGGTATTGATACAGTCCCGTGCAGACCCTATCGGGCAAGGACAAAGGGGAAGGTAGAGAGGCCCTTTTATTACATTCAGGAGCATCTTCTCAAGGGACTTGAGGTAGAAGGCATTGCACGGTTTGATGGGCTTCTGTATGACTTTACAGAAAGATACAATAAAAGGACACACAGTGACCTCGGAGAGAGCCCTGAAGAGAGGTTCATGCGTGATGAAAAACCTCTTCTAAGACCGATACCTGAGGTAGAGCCTGCTGAAATCTTCCCGAAGGAGATACGGAGCGTAACGAATGACGGCTACATAAGCTGGGCTGGTGCATTATACCCTGTGCCCATGAAGCATTGTCTCAGGCAGGTAAAGATAGAGACCCTTTTTGGAAAGACCCTTAAGGTCTATTCAATGGATGGCAGTATCATAGCAGAACATGACATAAGGGTAAGTGACAGGCACAAAAGGCCTGTACATCCAGAACATGAACAGCTCAACAGGGAATATAGGGAGAGGAAAGGGGCATACAGGTCTGAAACTCTTAAAAGATTCAAAGAGGCATTCAAACAGCAGGGAGAGGTCTTCATAGAAGGCTTAAAGAAGACAGTCAGTGCCAACATGTACTGGCATATAGAAGAGATACTGAAACTCACAGAGATTTACACTGCCGAGGACATAACAGCCGCCATGAAGGAGTGCATTGAATGCGGCTCATACCACAAAAACAGCATAAAGAGGCTTCTTAAAAGCAAGACCCCTGGAGAACCTCTAATAGAGAACATAAACAACCCCTGTATTGCACGCTCCATTAACATAACGAGACCCCTTTCAGCATACAGGGTTATGGAAAAGGAGGTTCTGGCATGA
- a CDS encoding DEAD/DEAH box helicase: protein MKFEDFSLSKETLKAISEIGFEEPTPIQVSAIPLLLKGLDVVGQAQTGTGKTAAFGVPIVEKCQRGKNPFAIILEPTRELAVQVSQEINKIGKFKKINVLPVYGGTSIERQIKALKRGVDVIVGTPGRIIDHINRKTIFLSDVKIVVLDEADEMLNMGFIEDIETILRTTPQDRQTLLFSATMPQPIMSIAKKYMKNPEKIRVNTKDVVVPKIKQIFYEVREEDKINALSRLIDVEDPQLAIVFCHTKREVDDVSTKLVQMGYNAGALHGDYTQARREEIMKKFKEGRLDILVATDVAARGLDIQNVTHVINYSIPQNPDSYIHRIGRTGRAGKSGMAITFVTPREYRHLRLIEKTAKTVIDRKRLPSHADVIRAKEKNIAKDIEEIIRENKHTDYISAVRELSEQFSFGDIAAAALYAAYGEVKEMPVEESYEKVKTNDMPEAGIVRLFMTIGRRDKIKVPDIVKSIASEANIPYSKIGNIAVFDKFTFVEVPEELADRVIRSVDDMMMKGRRIKVQKAKART, encoded by the coding sequence ATGAAGTTTGAAGATTTTTCTTTAAGCAAAGAGACATTGAAGGCTATATCTGAAATAGGATTTGAGGAACCAACGCCAATTCAAGTCTCTGCAATACCATTACTGTTAAAGGGATTGGATGTTGTTGGGCAGGCTCAGACTGGCACAGGCAAAACTGCTGCATTTGGGGTCCCTATTGTTGAGAAGTGCCAAAGGGGTAAAAATCCTTTTGCCATAATACTCGAGCCAACGAGAGAGCTTGCAGTGCAGGTGTCACAAGAGATTAATAAAATAGGAAAATTTAAGAAGATTAATGTGCTGCCTGTTTACGGGGGGACATCAATTGAAAGGCAGATAAAGGCACTTAAGCGAGGAGTGGATGTTATAGTTGGGACTCCTGGGAGGATTATAGACCATATAAATAGAAAAACTATTTTCCTTTCGGATGTAAAAATTGTGGTTTTAGACGAAGCAGATGAGATGCTTAATATGGGTTTTATTGAAGATATAGAGACAATTCTTAGGACCACACCACAAGATAGACAAACCCTTTTATTTTCAGCAACAATGCCTCAGCCTATAATGAGTATCGCTAAGAAATATATGAAAAATCCTGAAAAGATAAGGGTTAATACAAAGGATGTTGTTGTTCCTAAAATAAAGCAGATATTTTATGAAGTAAGAGAAGAGGACAAGATAAATGCACTTTCGAGATTGATTGATGTAGAAGATCCACAACTTGCTATTGTATTTTGTCACACAAAGCGCGAGGTTGACGATGTTTCTACAAAACTCGTCCAGATGGGATATAATGCAGGAGCCCTTCATGGAGACTATACACAGGCGCGAAGGGAAGAGATAATGAAAAAATTCAAAGAAGGCAGGCTCGACATACTTGTTGCAACTGATGTAGCAGCAAGGGGGCTTGATATACAGAATGTAACACATGTAATAAATTACAGCATCCCCCAAAATCCTGACAGCTATATACATAGGATTGGAAGAACAGGAAGGGCAGGAAAGTCAGGCATGGCAATTACTTTTGTTACACCGAGGGAATACAGGCATTTAAGGCTTATAGAGAAGACTGCAAAGACAGTGATAGACAGGAAAAGATTGCCCTCTCATGCAGATGTTATTAGGGCAAAAGAAAAAAATATTGCTAAAGATATAGAGGAAATAATAAGAGAAAACAAGCATACAGACTATATTTCTGCTGTGAGGGAATTGTCTGAGCAGTTCAGCTTTGGTGATATTGCAGCAGCAGCGCTTTATGCTGCCTATGGAGAGGTCAAAGAAATGCCTGTTGAAGAAAGTTATGAAAAGGTTAAAACTAATGATATGCCAGAGGCAGGCATAGTTCGCCTATTTATGACAATAGGCAGAAGAGATAAGATAAAAGTGCCAGATATTGTAAAATCAATAGCATCAGAGGCAAATATTCCATATAGTAAGATTGGCAATATTGCTGTCTTTGATAAGTTTACTTTTGTTGAGGTCCCTGAAGAACTTGCTGATAGGGTAATACGCTCTGTGGATGATATGATGATGAAAGGCAGAAGGATTAAAGTCCAAAAGGCTAAGGCAAGGACTTAA
- a CDS encoding thioredoxin family protein yields MKRLQILLIIFILTLSNIGFASEIKWLSLKEGMERAKTEKKPIIVDFFYGKGCPRCEVLEKSVYGNPAIAKKVMDDFIPVKVDLTKKLTKEEEELGNKYDFKNDCLLLFLDHNGDVIKDPSGKRFCFAETIDTEQFVKYLDMIKSLP; encoded by the coding sequence ATGAAGAGATTGCAGATCCTATTAATAATTTTTATCCTAACCCTGTCAAACATTGGTTTTGCTTCAGAAATAAAATGGCTTTCATTAAAAGAAGGCATGGAAAGGGCAAAGACAGAGAAGAAGCCCATAATTGTTGATTTCTTCTATGGCAAGGGTTGTCCAAGATGCGAGGTGCTTGAGAAATCTGTTTATGGAAATCCAGCCATTGCAAAAAAGGTTATGGATGACTTCATTCCAGTAAAGGTTGACCTCACTAAAAAACTTACCAAAGAAGAGGAGGAACTCGGCAATAAATACGACTTTAAAAACGACTGTCTGCTCCTGTTCCTTGACCATAATGGCGATGTAATAAAAGACCCTTCAGGCAAGAGATTCTGCTTTGCTGAAACCATTGATACTGAACAGTTTGTGAAATACCTTGATATGATTAAGTCCTTGCCTTAG
- the thiS gene encoding sulfur carrier protein ThiS, translating into MKLRINGEYKETQSKTISELLKELDIIPERVAVEVNLTIIKRQEFENYYLKDGDTIEIVNFVGGGGLEFKISNLKF; encoded by the coding sequence ATGAAACTCAGAATAAACGGTGAGTATAAAGAGACGCAGAGTAAGACTATTTCTGAATTATTGAAGGAATTGGATATTATTCCTGAAAGGGTTGCTGTTGAGGTGAATCTTACGATTATCAAAAGGCAGGAGTTTGAGAATTATTACTTAAAAGATGGTGATACCATAGAGATAGTTAATTTTGTTGGAGGGGGAGGCTTAGAATTTAAGATTTCAAATTTGAAATTTTAG
- a CDS encoding thiazole synthase: MEDKLVIKGIEFKSRLWVGTGKYKDFEETARAVGASGADVVTVAVRRVNIVDRKSENLLDYIDPKKYKILPNTAGCYTVEDALRYSRLAREAGVSDMIKLEVIGDEKTLFPDVIGLLKATEILAKEGFIVFPYTNDDPVMAKRLEDAGAAAVMPLGAPIGSGLGIRNPYNIKIILEAVKVPVIVDAGVGTASDATIAMELGCDAVLINTAIASAKDPIAMAEAMKYAVAAGRLAYKAGRIPKKLYATASSPIEGML, encoded by the coding sequence ATGGAGGATAAATTAGTAATCAAGGGCATTGAGTTTAAATCAAGGCTCTGGGTAGGGACAGGGAAGTACAAGGATTTTGAGGAAACTGCCCGTGCTGTTGGGGCATCAGGTGCAGATGTTGTGACAGTGGCAGTAAGAAGGGTGAATATTGTTGACAGAAAATCAGAAAATCTTCTTGATTATATAGATCCTAAGAAATATAAGATACTCCCCAATACTGCAGGGTGCTATACTGTTGAAGATGCATTAAGGTATTCAAGATTGGCAAGGGAGGCTGGTGTCTCAGATATGATAAAGCTTGAGGTTATAGGTGATGAAAAGACATTATTTCCTGATGTAATAGGTCTCCTAAAGGCAACAGAAATACTCGCAAAAGAGGGTTTTATAGTCTTTCCTTATACAAATGACGACCCAGTGATGGCAAAAAGGCTTGAGGATGCAGGCGCTGCTGCTGTTATGCCTCTTGGAGCACCAATAGGTTCAGGGCTTGGAATAAGAAATCCGTACAACATTAAGATAATTCTTGAGGCAGTAAAGGTGCCTGTAATTGTTGATGCAGGTGTTGGGACTGCCTCTGATGCTACTATTGCAATGGAGCTTGGATGTGATGCTGTTCTAATAAATACGGCTATTGCTAGTGCAAAAGATCCTATAGCTATGGCAGAGGCAATGAAATACGCGGTGGCGGCTGGAAGGCTTGCATATAAGGCAGGACGAATACCAAAGAAGCTATATGCAACAGCAAGCAGCCCGATAGAGGGAATGCTTTAA
- the thiE gene encoding thiamine phosphate synthase, which translates to MSQRSEVRSQKTGNKKQGLDFRLYLITDRKIVTHYPSLITAVEEALKAGVKAVQLREKDLPTRELLDMAYRMRDLTTKYNARLFINDRIDIAMCVNADGVHLGQSSIPAYAVRKAVDGSRFFIGVSTHNLEEALAAEREGADFITFGPIYPTYSKLKYGKPVGIESMKIVIENASIPIFGIGGIKPDNAKDVINAGAYGIAMISGILGENDIKKATENYLKILGETL; encoded by the coding sequence ATGAGTCAGAGGTCAGAAGTCAGAAGTCAGAAAACAGGAAATAAAAAACAGGGTTTAGATTTTAGACTTTATTTAATTACAGATAGAAAGATTGTTACTCATTATCCATCACTCATAACTGCAGTTGAAGAGGCGCTTAAAGCAGGGGTGAAGGCTGTTCAGTTAAGGGAGAAAGATCTGCCAACAAGGGAATTACTTGATATGGCATATAGAATGAGAGATTTAACAACTAAATATAATGCAAGGCTTTTTATCAATGACAGGATTGATATTGCAATGTGTGTAAATGCAGATGGTGTGCATCTTGGGCAATCGAGCATACCTGCTTATGCTGTCAGAAAGGCTGTTGATGGTTCACGGTTTTTTATTGGAGTCTCGACCCACAATCTTGAAGAGGCTTTGGCAGCAGAAAGAGAAGGTGCTGATTTTATAACATTTGGACCGATTTATCCGACTTACTCAAAACTTAAGTATGGCAAACCTGTTGGAATAGAATCCATGAAGATAGTTATAGAAAATGCTTCTATTCCTATTTTTGGTATTGGAGGAATAAAGCCTGATAATGCTAAAGATGTTATAAATGCTGGTGCTTATGGGATTGCAATGATAAGCGGTATTCTGGGTGAAAATGATATAAAAAAGGCTACAGAAAATTATTTGAAAATATTAGGAGAGACATTATGA
- the thiC gene encoding phosphomethylpyrimidine synthase ThiC, which produces MTRIELAKKGIITDEMKAVAQAEGISPEKLASDIAQGLTVITRNNLHDIAPLGIGRGLKTKINANIGTSKDRVSYDEEIRKLEVLVKYGADAVMDLSTGGDIKGLRNTLIKKSPIAVGTVPIYEAVVRTTERHGHIAKMTPDDLFDIIEEHAKDGVDFITVHCGVTQKAIERLRHDRRILDVVSRGGAFLLEWMIYNNKENPLYDQYDRLLELAKKYDLTLSLGDGFRPGCLVDATDRSQIEELVTLGELRDIAISEGVQTIIEGPGHVPLNQVELNIKIQKEICKGAPFYVLGPLVTDIAMGYDHIAAAIGGAIAGAAGADFLCYVTPAEHIRLPNIEDVKEGVIASKIAAHAADIAKGIPDAIEKDRKMAQYRKNLDWEGQASLSFNPEKVKEWRSQIPPTLNEVCSMCGEFCAIKTVERALQKKS; this is translated from the coding sequence ATGACAAGGATAGAATTAGCTAAAAAGGGCATTATTACGGATGAAATGAAGGCTGTTGCTCAGGCAGAAGGCATATCTCCTGAAAAACTCGCATCAGATATTGCTCAGGGATTGACTGTTATAACAAGAAATAATCTCCATGATATTGCTCCACTGGGTATTGGCAGGGGGCTTAAAACAAAGATAAATGCAAACATAGGCACATCAAAAGACAGGGTTTCTTATGATGAAGAGATACGAAAGTTGGAGGTCCTTGTTAAATATGGCGCTGATGCAGTAATGGATTTATCAACAGGTGGTGACATCAAAGGCTTAAGAAATACACTTATCAAGAAATCTCCTATTGCTGTGGGCACAGTGCCGATTTATGAAGCTGTGGTAAGGACTACCGAGAGGCATGGACATATTGCGAAAATGACACCTGATGATCTGTTTGATATAATCGAAGAACATGCAAAAGATGGTGTTGATTTTATTACAGTTCACTGTGGTGTTACTCAAAAGGCAATAGAAAGATTAAGACATGACAGGAGAATCCTTGATGTTGTAAGCCGTGGAGGGGCATTTCTTCTTGAATGGATGATTTATAACAATAAAGAGAATCCTCTCTACGATCAGTATGACAGACTACTTGAACTCGCAAAGAAGTATGATTTGACATTAAGCCTTGGAGATGGATTTAGACCGGGCTGTCTTGTAGATGCAACTGATAGGAGTCAGATAGAAGAATTGGTTACACTTGGAGAATTAAGGGATATAGCGATTTCTGAAGGTGTCCAGACAATTATAGAGGGACCTGGACATGTTCCATTAAATCAGGTGGAGCTTAATATCAAGATTCAAAAAGAGATATGCAAAGGTGCTCCATTTTATGTCCTTGGTCCCCTTGTGACAGATATTGCAATGGGTTATGACCATATTGCAGCAGCTATAGGTGGTGCAATTGCAGGTGCTGCAGGTGCTGATTTCCTATGTTATGTCACCCCTGCAGAACATATCAGGCTTCCAAATATCGAAGATGTAAAAGAAGGTGTTATTGCATCAAAGATTGCAGCACATGCCGCTGATATAGCAAAGGGGATTCCGGATGCAATAGAGAAAGATAGAAAGATGGCGCAATACAGAAAAAACCTTGATTGGGAAGGCCAGGCATCTTTAAGCTTTAATCCCGAAAAGGTGAAGGAGTGGAGGAGTCAGATTCCTCCAACTCTGAACGAGGTCTGCAGCATGTGTGGAGAGTTCTGCGCAATAAAGACTGTGGAGAGGGCGCTACAGAAGAAATCTTAG
- a CDS encoding lysophospholipid acyltransferase family protein: MEDFLEFLDFKNGSYKTGNISISLLARIFPSFIFYCKLLPIVFKASSSAKRARYGNAEWAKSSFDVLCTLESVGIEIEITGIDYFKNLDTPCIFIGNHMSTLETFVLPVIIQPFRDVTFVVKKSLVEYPVFKHVMRSRDPIIVTRTNPRDDFKSVMEGGIQRLKSGKSIVIFPQTTRTVTFNSEEFNTIGIKLAHRANVPIVPVALKTDAWGNGKILKDFGKIDPTKKVYFAFGEPLYIKDRGTEEHLITIEFITKKLRQWGCDLVDGS; encoded by the coding sequence ATGGAGGATTTTCTGGAATTTCTTGATTTTAAAAATGGTTCGTACAAAACAGGCAATATCAGCATATCATTACTTGCAAGGATATTTCCTTCGTTCATCTTCTATTGCAAACTTTTGCCAATAGTATTTAAGGCGAGTTCCAGTGCAAAGCGAGCAAGATATGGTAATGCTGAATGGGCTAAAAGTAGTTTTGATGTGCTCTGCACACTTGAAAGCGTAGGTATTGAAATAGAAATAACAGGCATTGATTATTTCAAAAATCTCGATACCCCCTGTATATTTATAGGAAACCATATGAGCACACTTGAAACATTTGTTCTTCCTGTAATAATACAGCCTTTTAGAGATGTAACATTTGTCGTAAAAAAAAGCCTTGTCGAATACCCTGTGTTTAAACATGTAATGCGTTCAAGAGATCCGATTATTGTGACGAGGACAAATCCCAGAGATGATTTCAAGTCAGTAATGGAAGGAGGAATTCAGAGACTAAAATCAGGTAAATCTATTGTCATATTCCCGCAAACCACAAGAACAGTAACCTTCAATTCAGAGGAATTCAATACCATTGGCATAAAATTAGCCCACAGGGCAAATGTTCCTATAGTCCCTGTAGCACTGAAAACAGATGCATGGGGTAATGGCAAAATCCTAAAGGATTTTGGGAAAATCGACCCTACAAAAAAAGTCTATTTCGCATTTGGAGAGCCTTTATATATTAAAGACAGAGGTACAGAGGAGCATCTAATTACAATAGAATTTATCACAAAAAAACTTAGACAATGGGGTTGTGATTTAGTTGATGGTAGTTAG
- a CDS encoding HDIG domain-containing metalloprotein, with translation MDVLKIIEKYYEPDSKAYHFLVHHGMLVAKKALQVAERVIDLNPDIKFIEEASILHDIGIFMTYAPKIGCFGYHPYICHGYLGREILEREGFPRHAIVCETHVGVGLTVKDIEMNNLPLPKRDMTPKTLEEKIICFADKFYSKKQNSLGKEKSVSEIREIIAKFGEDKLKQFDEWLIFFKEPSQP, from the coding sequence ATGGATGTTCTAAAGATAATAGAAAAATATTATGAGCCTGACTCAAAGGCTTATCACTTTCTGGTTCATCACGGCATGCTCGTTGCAAAAAAGGCACTGCAGGTTGCTGAAAGAGTAATAGATTTAAATCCAGATATTAAATTTATAGAAGAGGCTTCGATTTTACACGATATAGGCATCTTTATGACCTATGCCCCAAAGATTGGCTGTTTTGGTTATCATCCTTATATCTGCCATGGTTATCTTGGCAGAGAAATACTCGAAAGAGAGGGATTTCCAAGACATGCCATTGTATGTGAAACACATGTAGGAGTTGGTTTGACAGTGAAAGACATAGAGATGAATAATTTACCTCTACCTAAAAGAGATATGACACCAAAGACTCTAGAAGAAAAAATAATATGTTTTGCAGATAAGTTTTATTCAAAAAAACAAAACAGTCTTGGAAAAGAAAAGTCTGTATCAGAAATCAGAGAAATAATTGCAAAGTTTGGGGAAGATAAGTTAAAACAGTTCGATGAATGGCTTATATTTTTTAAAGAACCATCTCAACCTTAA
- a CDS encoding adenosylcobalamin-dependent ribonucleoside-diphosphate reductase has product MELTENALKVLHARYLLRDEKGVCLETPEDMFRRVARNIAGAERLYGEDASYWEDRFYELMTSLKFLPNSPALMNAGKSIGQLAACFVLPVEDSMKSIFDTLKNAALILQSGGGTGFSFSRLRPRADIVRSTGGIASGPVSFMKIYNTATEVIKQGGARRGANMGILRIDHPDIIEFIRVKRREGELTNFNISVAVTDEFMEALKNEGEYNLRNPRSGEIIGSIKAKAVFNEIIESAWETGDPGLIFIDRINRANPTPHIGQIESTNPCGEQPLLPYEACVLGSINLSKYIKTEDRGQKTEDRIDWDMLAEDIKIAVRFLDDSIDVNIYPLPEIEKMHKGNRKIGLGVMGWADMLILLGIPYNHKRAFEFARKIMKFIRDKSKEASEELAKKRGVFPNFKGSIYDAPDMPKVRNATTTTIAPTGTLSIIADCSSGIEPLFAIAYKRLVLDTELYEVNKYFVRIAEKRGFYSESLMNKVFKKGNLKGIKEIPMDVKRLFKTALEIPPEDHIEMQAAFQEYTDNAVSKTINLPNKAKKEDVEKAFILAYDKGVKGITVFRYGAKKGTLVKIADSD; this is encoded by the coding sequence ATGGAACTCACAGAAAATGCATTAAAGGTATTGCATGCCCGTTATCTACTCAGAGATGAAAAAGGCGTGTGTTTAGAAACACCCGAGGACATGTTCAGGCGAGTTGCTCGAAATATAGCCGGGGCAGAAAGACTTTATGGCGAGGATGCATCATATTGGGAAGATAGATTTTATGAATTGATGACATCACTTAAGTTTCTTCCGAATTCCCCTGCATTGATGAATGCTGGAAAGTCTATTGGACAGCTTGCTGCGTGTTTTGTTTTGCCTGTTGAAGACTCTATGAAGAGCATATTCGATACTTTGAAAAATGCTGCATTGATACTTCAAAGCGGAGGTGGGACAGGTTTTTCTTTTTCGAGGCTCAGACCTCGAGCAGATATTGTGAGGTCAACAGGCGGCATTGCAAGCGGTCCTGTATCATTTATGAAGATTTATAATACTGCTACTGAAGTGATAAAACAGGGTGGTGCAAGGCGCGGGGCAAACATGGGTATTTTAAGAATAGACCATCCTGATATCATCGAATTTATTAGAGTAAAGAGAAGAGAGGGAGAATTGACTAATTTTAATATCTCTGTAGCAGTAACAGATGAATTTATGGAAGCATTGAAAAATGAAGGAGAATATAATCTCCGTAATCCACGATCAGGCGAGATTATTGGAAGCATTAAGGCAAAGGCTGTTTTTAATGAAATTATAGAAAGTGCATGGGAGACAGGTGACCCGGGACTGATATTCATAGACAGGATTAACAGGGCTAATCCAACGCCTCATATTGGTCAGATAGAGAGTACAAATCCATGTGGTGAACAGCCCCTTTTGCCATATGAGGCATGTGTGCTTGGCTCCATAAATTTATCTAAATATATAAAGACAGAAGACAGAGGACAGAAGACAGAAGATAGGATTGACTGGGATATGCTTGCTGAAGACATTAAGATTGCTGTAAGATTTCTTGATGATTCTATTGATGTTAATATATATCCACTTCCTGAAATTGAAAAGATGCACAAGGGTAATAGGAAGATAGGGCTTGGAGTAATGGGATGGGCTGATATGCTTATACTTTTAGGTATCCCATATAATCATAAAAGGGCTTTTGAATTTGCAAGAAAGATTATGAAATTCATAAGAGATAAATCTAAAGAGGCATCAGAAGAACTCGCAAAAAAAAGGGGAGTATTTCCTAATTTTAAAGGCTCTATCTATGATGCTCCTGATATGCCAAAGGTAAGAAATGCCACGACTACAACCATAGCGCCTACAGGCACTTTATCTATAATTGCAGATTGTTCAAGCGGCATCGAACCTCTATTTGCCATTGCATATAAAAGGCTCGTGCTTGATACCGAGCTATATGAAGTAAATAAATATTTCGTCAGGATTGCTGAGAAGAGGGGATTTTATTCTGAATCTTTGATGAACAAGGTGTTTAAAAAAGGAAATCTCAAGGGCATAAAGGAAATACCGATGGATGTAAAGAGACTTTTTAAAACAGCACTCGAGATTCCGCCAGAAGACCACATCGAAATGCAAGCAGCATTTCAAGAATATACGGACAATGCAGTTTCAAAGACAATTAATCTACCTAATAAGGCAAAGAAAGAGGATGTTGAGAAGGCATTTATTCTGGCATATGACAAAGGTGTTAAAGGTATTACTGTTTTCAGATACGGTGCAAAGAAAGGGACGCTTGTCAAAATTGCTGACTCAGATTAA